A window of Streptomyces gilvosporeus contains these coding sequences:
- a CDS encoding DUF6421 family protein, whose translation MTEILSPVGVPEGTATAERVVDDPAWPVLKDAVETIRPWQSEDGSIDLEADGAPRADAVRAEVERVIAAVERLAPLLPHDAAYHRALVADLRRWADEGYGVPDFLDSLLAFQPARQRADGLQHLVLFPMYTQNGNPDRNFEAVVLRMVWPEWLAELERTRYDNPLFCGITFEDFTAGYDTNSAVLFPETISVREAPERFSWGGIFCDREAARFRRVTEAAVGILGLDIPEDIREMVADQGRCQEAFVLWDMVHDRTHSHGDLPFDPFMIKQRQPFWMYGLEELRCDLTAFKEAVKLEAEGYRQARDVQFAVIFDRMFRFPVTGDRVRNYDGLGGQLLFAYLHQHDVVRWTDNTLHIDWERAPKVTNQLCGEIEKLYRDGIDRPKLVHWLAAYDLVSTYLAPHPGSVWAKGPDALDLDQPPRKLVDDVLPDEFPLSMFYEALRKKLRTVIASTKGITADSDVLAAA comes from the coding sequence ATGACGGAAATTCTTTCGCCTGTGGGTGTCCCGGAGGGCACCGCGACCGCAGAGCGTGTGGTCGACGATCCGGCGTGGCCCGTCCTCAAGGACGCGGTCGAGACCATCCGCCCGTGGCAGTCCGAGGACGGCTCGATCGACCTGGAGGCCGACGGCGCGCCGCGCGCCGACGCCGTCCGCGCCGAGGTCGAGCGCGTGATAGCGGCCGTCGAGCGGCTCGCCCCGCTGCTGCCCCACGATGCCGCCTACCACCGGGCGCTCGTCGCCGACCTGCGTCGCTGGGCCGACGAGGGCTACGGCGTGCCGGACTTCCTCGACTCGCTGCTGGCCTTCCAGCCCGCCCGGCAGCGCGCCGACGGCCTCCAGCACCTCGTCCTGTTCCCCATGTACACCCAGAACGGCAACCCGGACCGCAACTTCGAGGCCGTCGTCCTGCGCATGGTCTGGCCCGAATGGCTCGCCGAGCTGGAGCGCACCCGCTACGACAACCCCCTCTTCTGCGGCATCACCTTCGAGGACTTCACGGCCGGCTACGACACCAACTCGGCGGTGCTCTTCCCCGAGACGATCTCGGTGCGCGAGGCCCCCGAGCGCTTCTCCTGGGGCGGCATCTTCTGCGACCGCGAGGCCGCCCGCTTCCGCCGCGTCACCGAGGCCGCCGTCGGCATCCTCGGCCTGGACATTCCCGAGGACATCCGCGAGATGGTCGCCGACCAAGGGCGCTGCCAGGAGGCCTTCGTCCTGTGGGACATGGTCCACGACCGCACCCACAGCCACGGCGATCTGCCGTTCGACCCGTTCATGATCAAGCAGCGGCAGCCGTTCTGGATGTACGGCCTCGAAGAGCTGCGCTGCGACCTCACCGCCTTCAAGGAGGCGGTGAAGCTGGAGGCCGAGGGGTACCGCCAGGCGCGCGACGTGCAGTTCGCGGTGATCTTCGACCGGATGTTCCGCTTCCCCGTCACCGGCGACCGGGTGCGCAACTACGACGGTCTCGGCGGCCAGCTGCTCTTCGCCTACCTGCACCAGCACGACGTCGTACGCTGGACGGACAACACACTGCACATCGACTGGGAGCGGGCGCCCAAGGTCACCAACCAGCTGTGCGGCGAGATCGAAAAGCTCTACCGCGACGGCATCGACCGGCCCAAGCTGGTCCACTGGCTCGCCGCGTACGACCTCGTCTCGACCTACCTCGCACCGCACCCGGGCTCGGTCTGGGCCAAGGGTCCCGACGCCCTCGACCTGGACCAGCCGCCGCGCAAACTGGTGGACGACGTGCTGCCGGACGAGTTCCCGCTGAGCATGTTCTACGAGGCGCTGCGCAAGAAGCTGCGTACGGTGATCGCCTCCACCAAGGGCATCACGGCCGACAGCGACGTGCTGGCGGCGGCATGA
- a CDS encoding PadR family transcriptional regulator, whose protein sequence is MRRLPLIGWAVLGLLSFGGERTGYELKKWADSSLRFFYWSPAISQIYAELRRLEELGYATSRRSGPEEPRATRRYTLTEAGSEALAAWADGADDPGAPVLKHPLVLRVRLGHLAAPGTLRALVERHLARTRAERTEEWRFPRIALDWSERRYLAELELAEAMPADLDRLAGTRTACGHSYGLGASCPTARGDGTD, encoded by the coding sequence ATGCGGCGGCTGCCGCTCATCGGCTGGGCGGTCCTCGGGCTGCTGTCCTTCGGCGGCGAGCGCACCGGCTACGAGCTGAAGAAGTGGGCCGACTCCTCGCTGCGGTTCTTCTACTGGTCGCCGGCCATCAGCCAGATCTACGCGGAGCTGCGGCGGCTGGAGGAGCTGGGATACGCCACCTCGCGGCGCTCCGGCCCCGAGGAACCGCGGGCCACCCGCCGCTACACGCTCACCGAGGCCGGCAGCGAGGCGCTCGCCGCCTGGGCCGACGGCGCCGACGACCCGGGCGCACCGGTCCTCAAACACCCTCTGGTGCTGCGCGTCCGGCTGGGCCACCTCGCCGCCCCCGGCACGCTGCGCGCCCTGGTGGAACGGCATCTGGCACGCACCCGCGCCGAGCGGACCGAGGAGTGGCGGTTCCCGCGGATCGCCCTGGACTGGAGCGAACGCCGGTACCTGGCGGAGCTGGAACTGGCCGAGGCGATGCCGGCGGACCTGGACCGGCTCGCGGGCACTCGTACGGCCTGCGGGCACTCGTACGGGCTAGGGGCGAGTTGTCCTACAGCGCGCGGAGACGGAACGGATTAG
- a CDS encoding glycerophosphodiester phosphodiesterase, which produces MSFLTIGHRGIMGVEPENTLRSFVRAEHEGLDVIELDLHLSKDGALVVMHDADVDRTTDGTGPIAERTLAELRELDAGRGERIPVFEEVVEAVKAPLQAEIKDVAAARVLAEVMRARDLTGRIDVISFHDEALAAIRTLLPGVRTALVGDRYGLDVVDRAQAVGAGMLSLNIRRLTLELVERAHAAHLKVLAWTVNTHDQLRLARGLGLDGVVTDQPEIRRAVRFTA; this is translated from the coding sequence TTGTCCTTTCTCACCATCGGACACCGCGGGATCATGGGCGTGGAGCCGGAGAACACCCTGCGGTCCTTCGTCCGCGCCGAGCACGAGGGCCTCGATGTCATCGAACTCGATCTGCATCTGAGCAAGGACGGCGCGCTCGTGGTCATGCACGACGCCGATGTGGACCGTACGACCGACGGCACCGGCCCGATCGCCGAGCGCACCCTGGCCGAACTGCGCGAGCTGGACGCCGGGCGGGGCGAGCGGATCCCGGTGTTCGAGGAGGTCGTGGAGGCGGTCAAGGCGCCGTTGCAGGCGGAGATCAAGGACGTGGCGGCGGCACGGGTGCTGGCGGAAGTGATGCGGGCCCGCGATCTGACCGGCCGGATCGATGTGATCTCCTTCCACGACGAGGCGCTGGCCGCGATCCGCACGCTGCTGCCGGGGGTTCGCACCGCGCTGGTCGGCGACCGTTACGGCCTCGATGTGGTCGACCGCGCACAGGCGGTGGGCGCGGGCATGCTCTCGCTGAACATCCGCCGGCTCACCCTCGAACTGGTCGAGCGCGCGCACGCCGCCCATCTGAAGGTGCTGGCCTGGACGGTCAACACCCACGATCAGCTCCGCCTCGCCCGCGGGCTGGGCCTGGACGGGGTGGTGACCGACCAGCCGGAGATCCGGCGGGCGGTGCGCTTCACCGCGTAG
- a CDS encoding ABC transporter substrate-binding protein translates to MRLVNRPTRLAAWAAAALLVTAVGCAPQDESPGGGSAAGQDKSCDRGKLTTVAAGKLTVGTDKPAYAPWFADDDPANGKGFESAVAFAVAKRLGYGKDAVRWRTVPFNNAFAPGAKTFDFDINQISISASRKQAVAFSSGYYDVRQAVVALKGSKAAKAKSVADLKGVKLGAQVGTTSLDVINDTIRPGTSAAVFQKNDLAKSALKNGQIDALVVDLPTAFYITSAEIKDAEVVGQFRSDGGAAKEQFGLVLDKESRITGCVSAAVDALRKDGTLAALEKKWLTDAVSAPVLK, encoded by the coding sequence ATGCGCCTCGTCAACCGCCCCACCCGCCTTGCCGCTTGGGCAGCCGCCGCACTGCTCGTCACGGCCGTCGGCTGTGCCCCGCAGGACGAGTCCCCCGGTGGCGGCTCCGCCGCCGGGCAGGACAAGAGCTGCGACCGCGGCAAACTGACCACCGTGGCCGCCGGGAAACTCACCGTGGGCACCGACAAGCCCGCCTACGCACCCTGGTTCGCCGACGACGATCCGGCCAACGGCAAGGGCTTTGAATCGGCCGTCGCCTTTGCCGTGGCCAAGCGGCTGGGCTACGGCAAGGACGCGGTGCGGTGGCGGACCGTGCCGTTCAACAACGCCTTCGCGCCCGGTGCGAAGACGTTCGACTTCGACATCAACCAGATCTCCATCAGCGCCTCGCGCAAGCAGGCCGTCGCCTTCTCCTCCGGCTACTACGACGTACGGCAGGCGGTCGTCGCGCTCAAGGGCTCGAAGGCCGCGAAGGCGAAGAGCGTGGCCGACCTCAAGGGCGTCAAGCTCGGCGCGCAGGTCGGCACCACCAGCCTCGACGTCATCAACGACACCATCCGGCCCGGCACGTCGGCGGCCGTCTTCCAGAAGAACGATCTGGCCAAGTCGGCGCTCAAGAACGGGCAGATCGACGCCCTGGTGGTCGATCTGCCGACCGCCTTCTACATCACCTCGGCCGAGATCAAGGATGCCGAGGTCGTCGGGCAGTTCCGCAGCGACGGCGGCGCCGCCAAGGAGCAGTTCGGGCTGGTGCTGGACAAGGAGAGCCGGATCACCGGATGCGTCTCCGCCGCGGTGGACGCGCTGCGCAAGGACGGCACGCTGGCCGCGCTGGAGAAGAAGTGGCTGACCGATGCCGTCTCGGCGCCGGTGCTCAAATGA
- a CDS encoding amino acid ABC transporter permease, which produces MTYTQSDLATTDDGYVPSARRLERERFQRTRARRATALAALSTLVTGAVLFLVITHSPGWPRTRATFFSAEYARMALPKVLEGLLLNLKLLVVCGAAVLVIGLLLAIARTLRGPVFFPLRALATAYTDFFRGLPLIICLLMVVFGVPALRLQGVTTDPVILGGSALVLTYSAYVAEVFRAGIESVHPSQRAAARSLGLSSGQALRHVVLPQAVRRVVPPLLNDLVSLQKDTGLVSIAGAVDAVYAAQIIAGKDFNYTPYVVAGLVFVALTIPMTRFTDWVTARMDRRRAQGGTV; this is translated from the coding sequence ATGACGTACACACAGAGCGACTTGGCGACGACCGACGACGGATACGTACCCTCCGCGCGGCGTCTCGAACGGGAGCGGTTCCAGCGGACGCGGGCGCGGCGTGCCACTGCCCTCGCGGCGCTGAGCACCCTCGTCACGGGCGCCGTCCTCTTCCTCGTCATCACCCACTCCCCCGGCTGGCCGCGCACCCGTGCCACCTTCTTCAGCGCCGAGTACGCCCGTATGGCGCTGCCCAAGGTGCTGGAGGGGCTGCTGCTGAACCTGAAACTGCTGGTGGTGTGCGGGGCGGCGGTGCTGGTGATCGGGCTGTTGCTGGCGATCGCCCGGACGCTGCGCGGCCCAGTCTTCTTTCCGCTGCGCGCGCTGGCCACCGCGTACACCGACTTCTTCCGCGGGCTGCCGCTGATCATCTGTCTGCTGATGGTGGTCTTCGGGGTCCCGGCGCTGCGGCTCCAGGGCGTGACCACCGATCCGGTGATACTCGGCGGCTCGGCGCTGGTGCTGACGTATTCGGCGTATGTGGCCGAGGTCTTCCGGGCCGGGATCGAGTCCGTCCACCCCTCGCAGCGGGCCGCGGCCCGGTCGCTGGGCCTGTCCAGCGGCCAGGCGCTGCGCCATGTGGTGCTCCCGCAGGCGGTGCGGCGGGTGGTGCCGCCGCTGCTCAACGACCTCGTCTCGCTCCAGAAGGACACCGGTCTGGTCTCCATCGCGGGCGCGGTGGACGCGGTCTACGCGGCGCAGATCATCGCCGGCAAGGACTTCAACTACACACCGTATGTCGTCGCGGGGCTGGTGTTCGTCGCGCTGACCATTCCGATGACGCGTTTCACGGACTGGGTCACGGCCCGGATGGACCGCCGCCGGGCACAGGGAGGGACGGTATGA
- a CDS encoding amino acid ABC transporter ATP-binding protein has translation MSTGDDGMSTATEAPDGGPVLRLESVRKTYGRGTVVLRDVDLEVAPHTVTALIGASGSGKSTLLRCANLLEEIDDGAIFLDGEEITDPRVDEDAVRRRIGIVFQAYNLFPHMTVLDNITLAPRRVHGVPRAEAEARAHELLERLGLGGRAGEYPDRLSGGQQQRVAIVRALAGRPRLLLLDEITAALDPELVGEVLGVVRELKEEGMTMVIATHEMGFAREVADQVCFLDGGVVLERGTAGQVFGDPQHGRTRQFLERIIAAGRL, from the coding sequence ATGAGCACGGGGGACGACGGCATGAGCACCGCAACGGAAGCCCCGGACGGCGGGCCGGTGCTGCGGCTGGAGTCGGTACGCAAGACGTACGGGCGGGGGACGGTCGTCCTGCGGGACGTGGACCTGGAGGTCGCGCCGCACACCGTGACCGCGCTGATCGGCGCCTCGGGATCGGGGAAGTCCACGCTGCTGCGGTGCGCGAATCTGCTGGAGGAGATCGACGACGGCGCGATCTTCCTGGACGGCGAGGAGATCACCGACCCCCGGGTGGACGAGGACGCGGTGCGCCGCCGGATCGGCATCGTCTTCCAGGCGTACAACCTCTTCCCGCATATGACCGTGCTGGACAACATCACGCTGGCGCCGCGCCGGGTACACGGCGTGCCGCGCGCCGAGGCCGAGGCGCGCGCCCATGAGCTGCTGGAACGGCTCGGGCTGGGCGGGCGGGCCGGGGAGTACCCGGACCGGCTCAGCGGCGGGCAGCAGCAGCGGGTGGCGATCGTGCGGGCGCTGGCGGGGAGGCCCCGGCTCCTCCTTCTGGACGAGATCACCGCGGCGCTCGACCCGGAGCTGGTGGGCGAGGTGCTCGGGGTCGTGCGCGAGCTCAAGGAGGAGGGGATGACGATGGTCATCGCCACCCATGAGATGGGCTTCGCCCGGGAGGTGGCCGATCAGGTCTGCTTCCTGGATGGCGGGGTGGTGCTCGAACGGGGCACCGCCGGGCAGGTCTTCGGCGATCCGCAGCACGGCCGCACCCGGCAGTTCCTGGAGCGGATCATCGCGGCGGGGCGGCTGTGA
- a CDS encoding GNAT family N-acetyltransferase, translated as MPPTSQQSAAAPEPLARQSAAPLTFRRAVDADIPGLVALVESAYRGDASRAGWTTEADLLEGQRTDPDGVASVVRAEGGQLLVAERDGEMIACCQLEHRGDHVYFGMFAVRPELQGGGLGKTIIAEAERTARTTWGAREMRMTVIRQREELIAWYERRGYRRTGELSPFPYGDERFGIPQRADLEFELLVKELG; from the coding sequence ATGCCACCGACCAGTCAGCAGTCCGCCGCCGCCCCGGAGCCCCTCGCCCGGCAGTCCGCCGCCCCGCTCACCTTCCGTCGCGCCGTCGACGCCGACATACCCGGGCTCGTCGCGCTGGTCGAGTCGGCCTACCGCGGCGATGCCAGCCGGGCCGGCTGGACGACGGAAGCGGATCTGCTGGAGGGCCAGCGCACCGACCCGGACGGGGTCGCGTCCGTGGTGCGGGCCGAGGGCGGTCAGCTGCTGGTCGCCGAGCGGGACGGCGAGATGATCGCCTGCTGCCAGCTCGAACACCGCGGTGATCACGTCTATTTCGGGATGTTCGCGGTCCGCCCCGAGCTCCAGGGCGGCGGCCTCGGCAAGACGATCATCGCCGAGGCGGAGCGGACCGCCCGGACCACCTGGGGCGCCCGCGAGATGCGGATGACGGTGATCCGCCAGCGCGAGGAGCTGATCGCCTGGTACGAGCGCCGCGGCTACCGCCGTACCGGCGAGCTGAGCCCGTTCCCGTACGGCGACGAGCGGTTCGGCATCCCGCAGCGCGCCGACCTGGAATTCGAGCTGCTGGTCAAGGAACTCGGCTGA
- a CDS encoding VOC family protein, translated as MVQVLSSRVLVRPSDPARSRAFYGETLGLEIYREFGTGSDRGTVYFLGGGFLEVSGRSAEPPTGTLQLWLQVANATAAHEELVTRGAEVLRPPVREPWGLIEMWLTDPDGHKVVIVEIPADHPLRYRP; from the coding sequence ATGGTGCAGGTACTGAGCAGCAGGGTGCTGGTGCGGCCGTCCGACCCCGCCCGGTCACGGGCCTTCTACGGCGAGACGCTGGGCCTGGAGATCTACCGGGAGTTCGGCACGGGATCCGATCGCGGCACCGTGTACTTCCTCGGCGGCGGATTCCTGGAGGTCTCCGGCCGCTCCGCGGAACCGCCCACGGGCACGCTCCAGCTGTGGCTCCAGGTGGCGAACGCCACGGCGGCCCACGAGGAGCTGGTGACCCGCGGGGCGGAGGTACTGCGACCGCCGGTCCGGGAGCCGTGGGGGTTGATCGAGATGTGGCTGACGGACCCGGACGGGCACAAAGTTGTAATCGTGGAAATCCCAGCGGACCATCCACTCCGATACCGACCCTGA
- a CDS encoding NACHT domain-containing protein, whose protein sequence is MELVFMAHGVHPSPGKIVMGSPEGGVFREGWARVRRPVVAVFWRWRTRWLLHRGMIHARRWWNPFGTTVGIVFLCVLTLALVAWGAGGLLVVIHHDWRHQWFSPDASMCSSKVAASCGAITGVVMPVLLLAASTVLFVVWRLWRVRRFATLPARKEPGRFVQTAGSLMDEVVGRDQLCNAIINNLRDRNVRRPHVITGKVGSGKTAVLVHLAGKLAAQGAVPIPVRLRDAQEGLDFCKLAKKRFEAVVQPAVRSPAESDRVWQWLRQHSDRIVVLADGLEEALNQDDKVSGQRDILIREAIAQADDEELPLVIASRPHDPLRAMQAAISQLEPLSDEASLQYIARSGSWRADPMLLDRIVEAAKMSESPLYLQIAKDLHSRDLLEPLWTEDEGGADVALHDSWALRADLLERWLDALVDGEIHPELPIGRDTRQAVVEYISALACIGLADDHGDVGLWELDPSVCRDRSTRPGSDSEPLCADDGWNERVAMTLDRHVHGLRWVHGAQKSGRGTEGGGAQQGWSIAVEGPRIDVRLAATWGRRMGLVDEDGEAVHFQHSIMQAYLGSRLLPRIREREDEDQLTRVLRKGGRELLIALTLHSRSLKGRCEGGGCGDPEPEACTDFVICRLLRKRALELLKEAERGKDMRGLWQAGRGAALDDRGSPRQRALEMFGAAVEIDSVAAAPEQDCILEMIKKNWSCLGRGEDPVRLREAKLTLVKQCGAAARRVAADRKCNPAYGQLFEIGCREFDYQVRAGIAHEIGTGGEQAYMAVHDRLLKPELNVCDFEGGRRRACVPPLAKAEDGNQGERVHRARRRERMRDRMREEWKEAEQEARWEKWRWNHDTMRAWVLPMLVDSTKMTRHLDSPRDDLENWVDIATGESGFSPGAAVPGTDIGLGVTLAQGFKFAANRRPGPQSDRQAREWLVKHAEEMLKRSTFWYTRLTLLQALTLWALPDDVNEDRPIRGHGADPRGQVDEWLTLRGGRRTEHPLVEAAGKLAVRALQTRRPERFLWIDEAATADRVGTEVGLPGDRRAHNLWIPPSTGWSTMDPLTQQLLADVLLLVVLGERGYRPRDLFRILDFCSHERTQVPSCVIKNRSRLDPVRGVERTLQPGSNCTDECRLRLCPYPAKVENLRLEFSEVFCLQQRDLLRRWRPRTWLGLRFRREAPWQHKVPVAGMRRFWDQMGQRARDVNPDEADRTRT, encoded by the coding sequence ATGGAGTTGGTGTTCATGGCTCATGGAGTCCATCCGTCCCCAGGCAAGATCGTCATGGGTTCGCCGGAGGGCGGCGTCTTCAGGGAGGGCTGGGCGCGAGTGCGGCGCCCGGTCGTTGCTGTGTTCTGGCGCTGGCGGACACGGTGGCTGCTGCACCGGGGAATGATTCATGCAAGACGATGGTGGAATCCGTTCGGGACCACGGTGGGGATCGTGTTCCTGTGCGTTCTGACTCTGGCGCTCGTAGCGTGGGGGGCCGGCGGCTTGCTGGTTGTCATCCATCACGACTGGCGTCATCAGTGGTTCAGCCCGGACGCCTCCATGTGCTCCAGCAAGGTTGCCGCCTCATGCGGAGCGATCACCGGGGTGGTGATGCCGGTGCTCCTGCTGGCCGCCTCAACCGTGCTGTTCGTGGTGTGGAGGCTGTGGCGGGTGCGCCGGTTCGCAACACTTCCGGCGAGGAAGGAGCCTGGCCGTTTCGTTCAGACGGCGGGCAGCCTCATGGACGAGGTGGTAGGGCGTGATCAGCTCTGCAACGCGATCATCAACAACCTACGTGACAGGAATGTCCGGCGCCCCCATGTCATCACCGGCAAGGTCGGATCGGGCAAGACGGCGGTCCTGGTCCATCTGGCCGGCAAACTTGCCGCCCAGGGAGCCGTCCCTATTCCCGTGCGGCTGCGCGACGCGCAAGAGGGGCTGGACTTCTGCAAGCTGGCCAAGAAGCGTTTTGAAGCCGTCGTGCAGCCGGCAGTCCGGTCACCCGCGGAATCGGACAGAGTCTGGCAGTGGCTTCGGCAGCACTCGGACCGGATCGTCGTCCTCGCGGACGGCCTGGAAGAGGCGCTCAACCAGGATGACAAGGTAAGCGGTCAGCGCGACATCCTCATCCGGGAGGCGATCGCGCAGGCGGACGACGAAGAGCTGCCGCTGGTCATCGCCTCGAGGCCGCACGATCCGTTGCGCGCGATGCAGGCCGCGATCTCGCAGCTGGAGCCGTTGAGCGACGAAGCGTCCTTGCAGTACATCGCCCGCAGTGGCAGCTGGCGCGCTGACCCGATGCTGCTCGACCGGATCGTTGAAGCCGCCAAGATGTCCGAGTCCCCGCTCTACCTCCAAATCGCGAAGGATCTGCACAGCAGGGACTTGTTGGAGCCGCTGTGGACGGAGGACGAAGGCGGGGCCGACGTCGCACTCCATGACAGCTGGGCGCTGCGGGCGGACCTCCTGGAGAGGTGGCTCGACGCGCTGGTCGACGGGGAGATCCACCCCGAACTGCCCATCGGCCGTGACACCAGGCAGGCGGTGGTGGAGTACATCTCCGCGCTGGCGTGCATCGGGCTGGCTGATGACCATGGCGATGTCGGGCTCTGGGAGCTCGATCCGTCCGTATGCAGGGACCGGAGCACCAGGCCCGGGAGCGACAGCGAGCCGCTGTGCGCCGATGACGGATGGAACGAACGCGTTGCCATGACACTTGACCGCCATGTGCACGGGTTGCGGTGGGTGCACGGTGCGCAGAAGTCCGGTCGGGGTACGGAGGGCGGCGGTGCTCAGCAGGGCTGGTCAATCGCTGTGGAGGGCCCCCGGATCGATGTCCGGCTGGCTGCGACGTGGGGCAGGCGTATGGGACTGGTCGATGAGGACGGGGAGGCGGTCCACTTCCAGCACAGCATCATGCAGGCCTATCTCGGATCCCGCCTCCTGCCGAGGATCCGCGAGCGCGAGGACGAAGACCAGCTCACAAGAGTGCTGAGAAAGGGCGGGCGGGAACTCCTTATAGCCCTCACGCTCCACTCCCGCTCGCTGAAAGGACGTTGCGAAGGCGGTGGATGTGGCGACCCGGAGCCCGAAGCATGCACGGACTTCGTCATATGCAGGCTGCTGAGAAAGCGAGCCCTGGAACTGCTGAAGGAAGCGGAGCGCGGGAAGGATATGCGGGGTCTTTGGCAGGCCGGTAGGGGCGCGGCCCTTGACGATCGTGGCAGTCCGCGCCAGAGAGCACTTGAGATGTTCGGCGCTGCCGTGGAAATCGACAGCGTCGCAGCAGCCCCGGAGCAGGACTGTATTCTTGAAATGATCAAGAAGAATTGGAGTTGCCTGGGCCGGGGTGAGGACCCCGTGAGACTTCGCGAGGCGAAACTCACGCTGGTGAAGCAGTGCGGTGCGGCGGCACGCCGAGTGGCTGCCGACCGGAAATGTAATCCGGCATACGGGCAATTGTTTGAAATTGGCTGCCGTGAATTCGACTACCAAGTGCGCGCCGGAATAGCGCACGAGATAGGAACAGGCGGCGAGCAGGCGTACATGGCTGTGCATGACCGTCTCCTCAAGCCTGAACTCAACGTGTGTGACTTTGAAGGCGGTCGGCGGCGTGCATGTGTGCCGCCGCTGGCAAAGGCGGAGGACGGGAATCAGGGGGAGAGGGTGCACCGCGCGAGGCGGCGGGAGCGCATGAGAGACCGGATGCGGGAAGAGTGGAAGGAAGCTGAGCAGGAGGCCCGGTGGGAGAAGTGGAGGTGGAACCACGACACGATGCGGGCTTGGGTGCTCCCCATGCTCGTCGACTCCACCAAGATGACCCGTCATCTCGACTCTCCACGTGACGACTTGGAGAACTGGGTGGACATCGCGACCGGAGAATCCGGCTTCTCGCCCGGTGCCGCGGTCCCGGGCACCGACATCGGCCTGGGCGTGACGCTGGCTCAGGGATTCAAGTTCGCCGCCAACCGCCGGCCTGGCCCGCAATCCGACAGGCAGGCCCGCGAGTGGCTGGTCAAGCATGCCGAGGAGATGCTGAAGCGCAGCACGTTCTGGTACACCCGTCTGACGCTTCTGCAGGCCCTGACCCTGTGGGCCCTGCCCGATGACGTCAACGAGGACCGGCCCATCCGTGGGCACGGGGCGGATCCCCGGGGTCAGGTGGATGAGTGGCTGACTCTGAGGGGAGGTCGGCGGACGGAGCACCCGCTGGTCGAGGCGGCTGGAAAGTTGGCGGTTCGTGCGCTGCAAACCCGGCGCCCCGAACGGTTCCTGTGGATCGATGAGGCCGCCACGGCCGACCGGGTGGGCACCGAGGTCGGCCTTCCCGGGGACCGGCGTGCCCATAATCTGTGGATCCCGCCGTCCACGGGCTGGAGCACCATGGACCCCCTGACCCAGCAGCTGCTTGCCGATGTGCTCCTGCTGGTGGTGCTCGGCGAGCGGGGATACCGGCCGAGGGATCTGTTCCGCATCCTGGACTTCTGTTCCCACGAGCGTACGCAGGTCCCGTCCTGCGTCATCAAGAACCGCAGCAGGCTGGACCCCGTACGGGGAGTGGAGCGCACTCTGCAACCCGGCTCCAACTGCACGGACGAGTGCCGACTGAGGCTGTGCCCGTATCCGGCAAAGGTGGAGAACCTGCGGCTGGAGTTCAGTGAGGTCTTCTGCCTCCAGCAACGCGATCTGCTGCGACGGTGGCGGCCCCGGACATGGCTCGGCCTGCGGTTCAGGCGGGAGGCTCCGTGGCAGCACAAGGTGCCGGTCGCCGGCATGCGCCGGTTCTGGGACCAGATGGGGCAGCGGGCGCGGGACGTGAATCCCGACGAGGCGGACCGCACCCGGACATGA
- a CDS encoding DUF5134 domain-containing protein, protein MHGSAFVGWLLVVLCGAAGAYCLLRMRTGSAAQRAELRGEGLMGLGMAVMALPASAFAPPSWSSWLFVAGFGAMGVWALMRRHLHHAVDAVAMVYMALAMVLGHDGSMSTGMGVGSEGAMGSGGPVSATMPMGSVEAMSHGTPGGMPLLTGLLLAYYIVFVLAAGVRLVPPAVVSGGPVGAVACVRPPVVAACRVAMGLAMVAMLLTM, encoded by the coding sequence GTGCACGGATCGGCGTTCGTCGGCTGGCTGCTGGTGGTGTTGTGTGGCGCGGCGGGGGCGTACTGCCTGTTGCGGATGCGTACGGGGAGCGCCGCGCAGCGTGCGGAGCTGCGGGGCGAGGGGCTGATGGGGCTGGGGATGGCCGTGATGGCGCTGCCCGCGTCGGCCTTTGCGCCGCCGTCGTGGTCGTCGTGGCTGTTCGTGGCGGGCTTCGGGGCCATGGGGGTATGGGCGCTGATGAGGCGTCATCTTCATCATGCGGTGGATGCGGTGGCGATGGTGTACATGGCGCTGGCGATGGTGCTGGGGCATGACGGGTCGATGAGTACGGGGATGGGGGTGGGTTCTGAGGGGGCGATGGGTTCCGGTGGGCCCGTGAGTGCCACGATGCCCATGGGTTCCGTTGAGGCTATGAGCCATGGGACGCCCGGTGGGATGCCGTTGCTGACGGGGCTGTTGCTCGCGTACTACATCGTCTTCGTCCTCGCCGCTGGGGTCCGTCTCGTCCCGCCGGCCGTGGTGAGCGGCGGTCCGGTGGGAGCGGTGGCGTGCGTGCGGCCCCCGGTGGTGGCGGCCTGCCGGGTGGCGATGGGGCTGGCCATGGTCGCCATGCTGCTGACGATGTGA